The Manihot esculenta cultivar AM560-2 chromosome 11, M.esculenta_v8, whole genome shotgun sequence genome includes a region encoding these proteins:
- the LOC110625567 gene encoding arogenate dehydrogenase 2, chloroplastic, translating into MLPFSRTTPISSSLFLRFPPFLPSSFHSISLPLPLPLLLNPPRSSPFGLLPPSLCIRSIDAVYESKLQAQDFNFKSLKIAIIGFGNFGQFLAKTISRQGHTLLAYSRTNYSDAAKNLGVTFYSNPHDLCETHPEVLILCTSIISSENMLKFFPFHRLKRNILFVDVLSVKEFAKNILLKHLPAEFDILCTHPMFGPDSGKYSLLGLPFVYDKVRIGKQENRIHRCENFLDIFAKEGCRMVEMSCADHDRYTAESLFVTHTMGRVLEKFGLESSPINTKGYETLLNLVDNTARDSFELYYGLFMYNKNAMEQLERLDMAFEAVKKELFWKLHQDFRRQPFATAEGLEERPKKQLLENGAPVEPPLMEKKELEHQ; encoded by the coding sequence ATGCTTCCATTTTCTCGCACAACCCCAATTTCCTCCTCTCTTTTCCTTCGTTTTCCTCCCTTTCTTCCCTCTTCCTTCCATTCCATTTCCCTCCCCCTCCCTCTTCCTCTCCTTCTCAATCCCCCCAGATCCTCCCCCTTTGGTCTCCTTCCTCCCTCTCTCTGCATTCGCTCCATTGACGCCGTCTACGAGTCCAAACTCCAGGCCCAAGACTTCAACTTCAAATCTCTCAAGATCGCCATCATAGGCTTCGGCAACTTCGGTCAGTTCCTTGCAAAAACCATTTCTCGCCAAGGCCATACCCTCCTTGCATACTCCCGCACTAATTACAGCGATGCTGCTAAAAATCTTGGTGTCACATTCTACTCCAACCCACATGATCTCTGCGAAACCCATCCTGAAGTGTTGATCTTATGCACTTCAATTATCTCTAGTGAAAATATGCTCAAGTTTTTTCCATTTCACAGATTGAAACGAAATATCCTTTTTGTTGATGTGCTATCTGTGAAAGAATTTGCTAAGAATATTTTGTTGAAACATTTGCCTGCTGAGTTTGATATCTTATGTACCCATCCAATGTTTGGGCCTGATAGTGGGAAATATTCATTGCTTGGTTTGCCATTTGTGTATGATAAAGTTAGAATTGGAAAACAGGAAAACAGGATACACAGGTGTGAGAATTTTCTTGATATTTTTGCTAAAGAAGGATGCAGGATGGTGGAAATGAGCTGCGCAGATCATGACAGGTACACAGCAGAGTCACTGTTTGTGACTCACACAATGGGGAGGGTGTTAGAGAAGTTTGGTTTGGAGTCATCGCCAATTAACACTAAAGGTTACGAGACTTTGTTGAATTTAGTGGACAATACTGCTAGAGATAGTTTTGAGCTGTATTATGGGTTGTTTATGTATAATAAGAATGCTATGGAGCAGCTGGAGAGATTGGACATGGCATTTGAAGCAGTCAAGAAAGAGTTGTTTTGGAAGTTGCATCAAGATTTTCGGAGGCAGCCGTTTGCAACAGCAGAGGGATTAGAAGAACGTCCTAAGAAGCAGCTGCTTGAAAATGGTGCTCCTGTGGAACCTCCTCTGATGGAAAAGAAAGAACTTGAACATCAATGA